The Pleuronectes platessa chromosome 22, fPlePla1.1, whole genome shotgun sequence region GGCGGCTGGCTTTGTTGTAACCTTAAGGACAGTGAGGTCGAGGGGTCACAGGGTTGGACCAAAAATAACAACTGCAGATGCTTTACTGTCTTTTCACATGTCATGGAGATCCTTGGAAACGTCTCTGAAACTGTCGTCCCTTCTCatgaaggaaaacaaagaaagaaactaCGACACAGGGATGATGTCAGAGGTAATTTCACTGCACCTGGGAACAAAATGGCTACAATGCAgattcacacttttttttttttaaagaaaaaaagaggaaaaaacaccGGAGCAGACGGGCCTCTCTTTCCCATCGGACAATGTGCTCTCTATTCTGTGCCGCTACTGGCCACTTCTTTGTCAGAGGCTAAAAAAGGGGCGATCCTGTTGGTCTCCATGGCCTGGTAAACCAAGAACAGGAAAGCAGCCACGACGGCCAGCAGGAACAGCTTAATCCACAGGGACATGCCAGAGCGCACTGCTTTGGTCTGACCGGCATggggagctgcagacagaagccTGGCAGAAGagggggaggtggtggaggggggcaGGCTGGTGACTCTGTTGACACTGCGGCTCTCTGTGTAGGAGGATGAGCTTGTGGTCTTGGTGATTTTAGGAGAGTAGAGGCCATTTTCGTCATTCCACAGGTCACTTGGCTTCACTGGGCGACCGGCAGCTCCACGGATGGGTCGCCGACAGGTGGCGCTGCAAGAATCAATTTGAGAGGATTTAGATTTTAGAGTCATCGTATAAGACCTCATGCAATAACATTTTAACCCTAAAAGACTCCATCGTTTGTTCTTAACCTGGGTTTGTACGAACATCCATACGTGATGAATGCCATGTGCGTATGTCAGTGTTCACGGGGATAGTAAATGAGCATGTTCAGTGTCCAAAATATAACTTAAGGCTAATATTCCTGGCCCATATGTCAGAAAAGTCATTGATATGGATGGAATAAAATACATGCATTAATAGTTTGTTCTGGCATGTGTTCTGCTGAATTAGGCAATGGATGCATTGCATTATGATACAATATGCAGCAGGTTAAAATAATTTGACAAGCCATCTCTGGCATGTAGGACGTCCACctgattgtttttatattgttgtatgtacagtgcaccaaccacaccaaggcaattttctgtatgtgcaaatatacatggcaataaaaaggattctgattctgattacaTTAAATGCACTCTGCCATGGTATGAGTGCATTTATGATGCTAGCTGTATCCTGTCTTCTGTGGATAGACTAGAGGTGTCATGAGGCAGAGAGTTTAAGCACAACATCAGTCATCTGGAGAAAATAGTGAATTTCAGgtaaaatatcacaaaataatTTACATTGCCACAATTGAATCGAGCTGGCCATCTCTGCATGTTTTGCGCCAAAACATGCATACTACATTGTTTTACAACACAAAGCAGATGTGCCCCACAAGTGCCATTGCAACATTTAGCAGGTACAATActacatttaatttattaatcaaGTCGAATTATAGTGATGaggtattatttattttatacattcgTAATTGCTTCAAACTAATGAAAACATGATTTGAAAAATATCTTTGTACAACAGATCCATTTATTGTGACTCCTACAACTGGTCTGGACCACTCGTAAATTCTGTTCATACCTGTAAGAAAACTGGACCTTGTAAGAAAGAAGCTCCAACTGTGTGTATTGCACTTGTTCACACAGACTTACCACCACCAAACAGAGTTTTAAACTTGATGGACTGGTAAGTAAATGGACAGTTTTGGTTCAGTTGTACTACACCATCAGCACTATACGTATACctctttgtaaccttgtttagataaatgCTATACAAATACGGTTATTATATACTTTCTAGCCCCAGAGATAAGGACCAGGTCCTGCTGAGCATGACTGACCTCATGATATTATGTGATAAGCATTGATTGGGTAAAAATAGGTGTGTAGTATTGTATGGGATAGTTACAACCCGAGTTATGTTTATAGTTATTCAAACTGAGCAAAATTTTTGCACTCTTTACTATTATGTGGACTTCAGCTCATGTTTCTtcaattaaattataatttttttttgggtgtaatggaaaaataaataacaactaGCAGCTAAGGGGGAGCCCAGTAGCTCGGCCTATTAGACGGCTGGCGTCTGCTAGTGAACATGGTAGCTGTTAGTTCACAGTGAATACTTCCTGCCAGAGACGAGCTATTTGCTTCAGAGTAAAAGTAACAGTGTTGATTCAGTTAATTAAAACATTATGTAAATGTTATATTACAGCAGTTTACTTAACTTTACTAAATAAGTACTTTATTGATGTGGCTGATGACTGacgtaaaaaataaataagaatcagTTACTTACTTGATTCCGGTTGGACTGTTGAAGTCACTGGGGAACAGCTCCTTCAGAACAACCTTTTCCTCCACTTTGTGGTTTTGGTCGCTGGCTGTGATTTTCTCAACctacacaaaaaaaagtatgagcgtTAATTAAAGTGCAAGAGGCACTGATTCATGACGGCATCTCTCTTCTGGTTGTAAACAACTTTTAATGGATTcatttgaaaaaggaaaataacccCGTTACTAAACTACAGTCACCTGCAGGTGCATGTCTGGACCAACAACCCCTTGTCTGATGATACACAATTCTCACCATGTGATCCCTTCACACAAAAGGGCCAGGCAAACCACCATGTTTAATACTGAACCACGTGAAACAGAGCAGGGTCTCTCTCATGCAACAATCTACCTGTCTCACTAACACATCGTCTGACAGTGTGGATTTGTAGTTGTGTGTCCTCACAGTGCTGCAAGTGGACGGGAAGCTGGGGATTTTCTGCTGCCTCCTTTTATGCAGCTGGATGTCTGGAGGGCCACACTCCTGATCACAAACAACGTGAGTGACTGTGTCAAGGACCAACCAAACCAACCAACTCTTCAGCTGTTACACAACTGTCCCCGCAGGAGTACCCCAACAGctgcactcacacagacaaacaattgGCCAATTCATCAAAGGAACTATACATTATGAACTATAGAATGGGGGAGGTTTTGCGCCTCGTGTTTCAACAGAGCAGTATTCAGAGggatagaaaaaaagagaaaagcagccACAAATGTATGAGTAGAGCTGTACCCCTGCTGCAGACACACCGCTGATTTTAAATCCAGTCTGGTCCGACACAGTCCAGGGGGACTCCTGACTCTTAATGGGGGAGATGTAACACATTGGGCTAAAGTTCCCTTTGTTGACTGAGGTGAGGTGAACCAGAGGAGACGAAGGGTTGGCAGCTGGTCGTCGACTGCGTTCTTCAGGCCGACTCTTCGATTTCAACACAACAGATGAGATAATTAGATATACATGTTCGGAAATACTAAGAATTAAAGACAAAAGGTAGAATACAATACACATAAATAGTGTCATATAAATGTTACTGGATGTAACCTAGACACGTGATACCAATGTCCTAATGCTGGTTCAGTAATTGGCCCTGGGTCCTGATGGACTAACACAGCTCAAGAATAACCAGGATTCCGACTTAAATCTCATACCCTGTTGAAATTACCAACTATTTTCAATTGTTCGTCTCACATGATACTTAAATCTTAAttactatattattattatattatcttaATTGGTTCTGTAACAGCTCATACTTTGTCTGTAGCTGTGACCTGAAAATTACCATCTCTCCTGAAGGTGCTGACTCATAAGGAGTTATTAGGAGGCggaaacacatttcaaaactTTTAGTGGAAAATGTTCAAGTACAGCCATTTGTTGACTGCTTATCCATATTTTAATTAGCTTTTGACTTTGCTTTtaacatgacagctcctaaaATGTAAGCCATATTATCTATACTAACTGTagtatagatcataaacccCACCTGTATGTTAACTGTTAATACATGGATTAAACGAAGAAGTCAAAATACATGTAACATGCATTGTTCTCAAAGTATACTTCTATCATTTTAGGATAGTCCTTCACACAGATGCATGTCCAATTGTTCATTTCTCTGGTAAGTGTGgttgaaaatatttatttgatataaaaatTGGTGGAAAAATCATGACTGGCTAACAAGAGTATTGTTGGCAACCTATATACCACTATGATCAATAAGgagcagactctggctccaaatgatgtcaaaaGCGCTTTAGATGGCAGCACCTCTATCCAGAATATTTTTACCCAACAGGGAGAAGTGGAAATATgtaatctatatttatatacagtctatgagcCAAATCGAATTCTAAGGACTTCAGGAAATCCAAGCAGAAATGAGCAGGGGTGGCCTTGATGGAGGCGATGGTTCACTTGAGCTCTGCAGTCCTGAACTGGGTTTTGGGTAACCACAGCTTTAATGAACTTCAGTGTGATGGCCACATTATGGGACAGAgtgtaacaacacaaacattttcaataaatgGCACCGTGACtaagaagaaaatgaaatgtgaccCATTCGTCATCATCAGCCCTGTTGATAATGCACAGATTTGACCTACACCTGCCCACCACTGGATGCAGTTTGAGACAAGAAGACAAGTGTCAGTGTATCCCTGAAGGGGGAAGCCCTCATCTTCTGAACAGATGAGTAGATACAGACCAGTGAGACCATGCAGATATCAGTGAGTACAAACAGCCTGCCACAGCCCAGAGCTACCTTTACACGCATGGACGAGGCCGAGGGAGGTTCAGCCTGGGCAGGACTCTCAGGGTTGTCGCGAACTTTCCTGTTATACTCTAAATAGACAGGTTCTCTCCGAACAGGCCTGAGATCCTCAGGCACTATCTGCTGGGACACAAAGGACCAGGAGTAAAAGCTGACAAGTCAGACAGAAGAGGTGCAAAGATGAATAACCAAAGATGAGCTTGACATATCCAAGTCCGACTGTTATCATCTTGTCGTTGAGAGGGattgtttgattaaaaaaacccACAAGAGTAATAATATTTTAGTTAGTTTGAAACCGATTCAAAGTTGGGCCAAAACTTGCCATTTGTCTCAGTAGGACGGTATGAAAGTTGATATCACATTTAGGAGATAGTTAGCAGATAGCAAGGGTCAGAACTGTTACATTGGCTTTATACAATATTCAGAAACAATGACTTTGtgcacatttgtttgtgttttacgaTTTGTTTCAAatgataaatgtatatattgaaatcATTTTTGGTTGGAGGGTCAACGTCTTtcttacaacatagatttatagTTTACAACAATGCTGCCGGGTTCATACCTGATAAACACATCATCAGGAGTTTTTGAGGCCCGAAACTGAGACACTTGGAAATACTGGAAAATAAATTCCCTTACTTCTTACAATTGCTGTTGCTTGTTTAAAGTTATTTCTCCAACTAAGCAACCAACTGCAAATACGACAATCATACTGATGTGATATGAATTTTCAAGTGTGCTCCTAGGGAAAGAGAATATTTTTGTTATGGATTCAAAATCCTTGTCTGGAAAGATAGTTTTGTTTTAACTGGAAGATATATTAATCTGAACGTAGCCTTAGGGACAACTCTGCATGTCCATTAGTGGCCCAACCAgagccacaacattaaaacacacacacacacacagctcctcctccacagcccaTGTCAGATTATTGTTGGCAGCCGACCAGTTGTCATGTGCTCTCGTTACTTGAGGCCTCAGCTCAACAGGTGAACATTCaccatgtgaacagcaggtggaGCTGCTCACACTCACAAACTGACACTGTTGGATTACACCCATCACATGCTGAAAATCAAGTCTCAGACTTCTAGAGGCCATATGCATTATttgataataatttaaaaaaaatgtaagaccACTAATGGtaaaacaaaggaaaataaGTAAAGGGCAAATTTCTCAGGCATCCCATATCCAGATTTTGGTGATCACAATAGCACCTGTATTGAAAGACAGACACCAAATatcacaggaaaaacaaaaggaacagTTGGGGTTAAAGAACAGCCAGAAGAGCTGGAGGGAAAGTCCAAAGCATCCAGCATGTGCATGGCAGCAGCTAAtccacatcatgtgtcctcGAGTCAGGGTGTGACTCCgctcaaataaaaagaaaaaaaggcttCCTCTGTCGGTTTGAGAGGAAACTGGATAATCAAACCCAGCTTCTGTCTATCCCACCTGCCGTCGCTCTGCTCACAAAAATCTGGGGTTGGCGACAgtggaaaaactggaaaaagttTTTGTTCAGTTTCTTTCCAAAATTAGTCTCTTGCTTGAAAATATAAAGCTAAAATTCCCAAATGTGGTTAATTTAGAGTTTGATCAAACAGAACTCATCAGCCAATATTTAAAACCTGACTGACCACGTTGCAAGCATATCTGAACTAGTCAAGTGTGTTTGCTATAAGAATGCTATTGAATATAAGAGTGAGAGAGCGAATGAGAGAGCTGCAAACCATAAACAGCTGTTTTTATGCACCTCCCCCGGCTTTCAAAGACTGTGGATATCAACTGATAGTAACTGCCATATCCTAGAGCAGTCAACTAAAAGATGAACAAGAAACTATTAAAAGGTGTGAAATTCCCGGCATCTCAGAATTGACAGATTACAGCAAGCCCGTCATTAAACCAGGAATGCTCCTCAGTAACTCATTCAGATCTGTATAAAGATATTTCAGCAGCTCAGGAACTGCACCTACAGCAGAAAAATGAAATCTTAAAAGCAGATTATTAGcaataatcaaaacaaactcATATCCctaaaaatatcagcagaaagCAGTGTTCTCAAGCAACTGTAGAGGGTGAGTGAACTGATGAGCGGACTTTTCACTGTGGCTAAAGCAcgataaaatatgaagaatgaaGTTGACTCACTGCCATGTCGTTTCTTACCGTTTGGTGCTGGCTGCTACGGGTGCGGGTAGTGACGGGCAacttccctctgctcctcaccgGTCTCTCGACCACTGGTGGAGCTGGTTCAGGCTCTGCCACTGGTTCTGGTTGTGGCTCAGGTTCAGGTTCTGGTTCAGCGGTCCCCtctgaaaaaacacattttcgtCATACACCATCATTAAACGGACCACACAGGTGAGATGTGCGTGTTTTAGAGATGGAGTGTAAATTATGTACTGCAGACACTCTACAGTTACTGTATTGTCAGCCcatttttatgaaattatcATTTTATGGACCTCCATATTTGCATGATGCTAGACACGGCTTGACTTTTGATAAATTagtttgtgatgtaaacagttTTAAATCACTCTACAGGGTTTTTCCTGGCCGTAATTAGGCAGGAGTGGTACTGAGATAagtaaaatctttcttcatagTTGCACGCTTTGATTCATTAATTCAACTCATCCTGACTTTGCTCGCTTTCTCTCTTGCGTTCTGACTCACAAGAGGCAGCTACATTATAATTCTCTATCAGGGTATATGCAGCAATCCTGAGATTAAATTCAATACTTTTCAAGACCTTTTTCAAGACCCTTCTAATATTTTTCAAGACCCCAGCACCACAAGGAGCCGTAACCGGTTACATCAACGACACTATTGAGTTTGAGATTGCAAATTAAATGAAGTTTGCCAGAACTTCTATGGAGCACTGTATCAATACAACCGAATCCAGATAGGCCGGGAGGGAATAAAGCTCAAAAGCATAAATTGAGTTACTAAGCCAAAAGGCacaatttatttataacaataacatgctcactcactcacacacacacacacacacacatgcatgcatgcacacaacaGTGTTTCCCACAAGGTTTGTAGAGATCATGGTGGATGGACCCTGGACCCTCTTGGAAGAAGATATAgtacattttaaagtaaagatgCATCAATCTGGTCCACTTTGAGAGACAAATTAAGAGGCTAGATTGCAATTAATATGGCAGTCAGAATCTACTTGTGGTGTGAGAAACACTGCGCAGTAAATGGTCCAGTCAACTCTGCAACAGGCTTTAAACAATTAAACTATTTTGCAGCATAGATAACACATCAGATCAACATTGTCACAGATATAATGCTACAGCTTTCTCAAAAAGAGCCACCATGTGGCATGTCTTTAGTGCAACAAAGTGTTTAACTGACACACACCTCACCTGAAGGAAATTACCATCTGCTTCATTCTCCAAGTGTTACGATATAATAATAGAACTCAAAAATGTACGCGTGCAAAATTTGAACATGGACAAAACTAACTGAGCTGTGGGAGTGCTCACTCCTTACAAATATGATTCATGGCATGTGCCTCAATTCAGTTGCTTTGGTTTCCAACAACTTTAAGTTTGCACCAGCTCAGTGCGAGGTGTGTTACTGTTGTGTTGAGACACCACAACACAGTGACGCCCAGCGTCACTCTGACGTCTGGACAAGTTGAAGCGGCGACAACTGAGTCAACGTTAGCAAAGCTAGCAGCTAGTTACTAGCTTCAGCTGTCGTAGGTCGTGTAACAACGTGAGCCGAGGAAGGTGCTGCCCAATGCTCGATGGACAACCGCTGTCTGCGTGCCGCAGCAGATTTGTGGCTAGCGCCTTGCATCTGTGACCGGAGCGCATTGATCCCCATTGAAGGCACCGGTCATCTTCATTCTACAGACCGAacagaaccctaaccctaagcctCCCGATCATTTCCAGCGACGGGCTTCAGCTGCTCGTGTTCCAACCACGACTCAGCTAATTCACATTTCCCCATTGCCTGTTCCTTTGCAGccatataaataattaatagcGCACTATTTGCAGCTAGCCGTCCTCTACATGGAAGATTCAACGACAACGCTACTCGCACTGCGGTCTCGCGCTGAGACAGAGGTTGCCTGTGTAGTTCCTGTTATAAGCAGTGTGTAGGTTGGGACTCTTGTTTTGAAGGGGGGGGTTCTAACGGAAGGGGGTGTTGTCCTGATTCAATAACCATCTCTCGTGTCATTTTTCGGCTGAGGCCTCTAAAGAGTCTTGAATTTGAAAAAGATTCAAgactttttaatactttttaaggGTCTTGATTTTCCCTAAATTTATATATCAACTTTTAATACTTTTCAAGACCCCGCGGATACCCTGTCTATGTAGGAAAAACCCTGCTCCATCCCTTCAATTTTGGAAAATAAGAAGCCCTTTCATGCATAAAACTTTCACTATCACAAAGTGCATTACCCTCATACCCAAAGCAGTATATCTTCAAAATGTAGACAATTGGTACTTTCAGTGTCTACAAGTTGGTCTTCATGGTGGACtgaaatcaaacaaaaccaTTGAAAGCCAGGACAACCTCTCAGAGTGTACAGTAGATGCAGGTGTCATTGCCCGACAACATAAGCTAATCCCCTATACAGTCAGGATAATACAGATTTCCGACAACAGGAATGTTAAAGAGTGAGTGTTAACTGTAATCACTatgaattgtgttttttctggaAGTACCGTCCCTAGTTCTTACCATCCTCCTTGTCACTGTAGAGGTCGGCTTCAGAGTGGCCATTGTGGTTAACTTGTATCTCGGCGAGGACCAGCTCAGGCAGTGGTGGCTGTGCGGGGCCATCGTCCAGGAGCTTCTGCAGTTTCTTCTCGTACAGTTTACGGGTGGATGCTGGGGGAGAACAGTTCATATAAGTAAATTACACACTGCACTCTTGTGTTTAATGCAATGACGAATCTGTAAAGACTCTGATAAAGACTCAGGAACAGTAATGTTGGTGAGGCCAGCCTCCTCCGGACGAGGAAGTTCATTACGAATGTTTCTGATTAAGCTTAGATGGTCAGAGTTGTAATTCAGGCCAATTCATTGGCATTTCTCAAATTCTTACAGAAATGTTGAGGTTCACATCTATGtttaaatcaacatttttaTAAAGAACTTCCACTGCAACTGGACAATACAAGTCCACCTAACATTGGGATTCTGTATGTTATAGATTTTAATTGACAATTCGGCTACATTCTACATTAATTCCTATTAGATGATTCCCATTTTACTCATAATTGTTGTAAATGTAAAGATGAGGAGCAAAGCAATTCAAAATTCATTTCTGAGCGACAGTTCGGATTAAATTTATGACCACA contains the following coding sequences:
- the tmpoa gene encoding thymopoietin a; the protein is MPVYLEDPSVLTKDKLKSELMANSVELPSGNPTKDVYVQLYLKNLTAQNEKHVVDTTWDAFSSDEELPPPVVYNRSRSSGRKATRKTDKVQPDELDVTVLTDDGLRDSLIEQGVVVGPIVASTRKLYEKKLQKLLDDGPAQPPLPELVLAEIQVNHNGHSEADLYSDKEDEGTAEPEPEPEPQPEPVAEPEPAPPVVERPVRSRGKLPVTTRTRSSQHQTVEKITASDQNHKVEEKVVLKELFPSDFNSPTGINATCRRPIRGAAGRPVKPSDLWNDENGLYSPKITKTTSSSSYTESRSVNRVTSLPPSTTSPSSARLLSAAPHAGQTKAVRSGMSLWIKLFLLAVVAAFLFLVYQAMETNRIAPFLASDKEVASSGTE